Part of the Vicinamibacterales bacterium genome is shown below.
GAAGCGACGCCCGGGCACACGTGAGGCTGATCCGACTGCGGCGTCAGGAAACGCCGCGACGAGCGCCTGTTACCCCACCGGGAACCTTGCGCGAATACGAACTCCAACTCTGCTGCCGAGTGCAGCAAGGAGCGTATTCGTGTTCCGAGGCAAATTTCTCCGCATTGATCGGGGCCTGTCACAGCGCCAGCTCGCCGCGCTGGCGGGCATGACCGCGCCGACGCTCTGCCACATCGAGAACGGGCGCATCAACCCCTCGCCGAGCGAACTGAAAGCGCTCGGCGCCGTCCTCGGCTGCGCGCCTGAACGCGTCATGGACGCGGTCAGCGATGCCCTGCTCGCCCCCGGTGCGGAGGCCCGCGATGACCAGCGCGCCTAACGCCACCGTCTGGCTGACGCCGAAGGAAGCCGAAACCTACGCGCGCTGCGACGTGGCAACGCTTCGTCGCG
Proteins encoded:
- a CDS encoding helix-turn-helix transcriptional regulator, which translates into the protein MFRGKFLRIDRGLSQRQLAALAGMTAPTLCHIENGRINPSPSELKALGAVLGCAPERVMDAVSDALLAPGAEARDDQRA